Part of the Persephonella sp. genome, CTGAAATACCAGCTTAACAACAACTCTATAGATAAGCAAACTATGGATTTTTGTTTTGAAAATGCAAATCTGCAGATACAGGACATGTCTGAAACAATTACAAACTTTATGAACTTTTTCAAACCTGATAAAGAAAAAGAGATATTCAATCTATATAGCAACATCAGAAGAACCATTAAACTTATAAAAAATGTTCTAAAATCCAGCGGCATAGAACTTGAAGTAGATGTTGACAGATCAATTTATGTTGAAGGATATCCAAATGAGTTCGGACAGATAATCCTTAATATGATAAACAACTCAAAAGATGCTTTTTTAGAAAGAAATATATCTGACAGGAAAATAAAAATATCTGCAAAGGAAAACAACAACAATATTAAAATTTTTATAGAAGACACTGCTGGGGGAATACCAGAAAGTATCAAAACAAAAATTTTTGAGCCATACTTCACAACAAAAAATTCTAACGGAACAGGTCTGGGACTGTATATCTGTAAACTTATTGTAGAAAATTACATGAGGGGAGGGATAAGTGTAAAGAATACAGGAAAAGGGGCAAGATTTGAGATAAAATTGCCTAAAATAAAACAGAAAACTACCTGAGTAGATAATCTTTTAGTATCCTACCGTGATCAAAAACAAGTTTTTCAAAAGGTATTTCCTCAAGTTTAAAAATATGAACTTCCTTCGCATCGCTTCTTGCCCGGGGTTCCCCATGAGCTTTGCAAACATACGTTGCGGAAACTGTATGAAATCTTGGATCTCTTTTGGGATCTGAATATACACCTAAAAGTCTGATTATTTCTACATCTAAGCCTGTTTCCTCTTTCATTTCCCTGATAACCGCCTGCTCAACAGTCTCACCAACATCAACAAATCCCCCAGGAATAGCAAGACCCAGAGGAGGATTTTTTCTTTCAATCAGAACGATACCTTTAAAATTGTTGTTTTTATCAAAAAGCTGAATAATCCCATCAACAGCAAGATAAGGAGTTTTTATTTCCATCACTCAATCAGTATATCCTGAAGTTTTTCTTTATTTATTTTAACAACAGTTCTTTCTATTATCAGACCTTCTTTCTTTAATTCTTTCAGGGTTCTTGAAAATGTTTCAGGGGTAACATTTAGAATTGAGGCTATCTTATTTTTGTTCAGCTTAAAAAAAAGATCTTCATGCTCCTTTAAAAATTTTGCTATCTTTTTCCTTACATTTTTTTCAACAAGGTTTTCACAATATTCATAATTTTTCTTTATTTTGTCTGCCATATACTGAATTATCTCAAACGAAAGATCTGAGCTTTTTTTGATCAGATTTAAAAACTCATCTGATCTGAATTTAATGATCTCCCCATCTGTTTCCATCTCAGCAGAAAAAGGAAACACCATTCTTTTAAAAACTGCAAACTCCCCAATAAAAGCTTTTGGAAGGATATAATTCAGCGTAACCTCTTTTCCATTGTTAGCTGTTGTTTTATAAACTTTCACGACACCATTAATCAGGTAGTAAACAAAATCTGGACTGTCTCCCTCTAAAAAAAGAATATCTCCTTTTCTTCTCTCTTCTATCTGGGATATTTTTTCAAGAATTTTTAATTGTTCTGATGTGGCTGATCTGAATATTTTGTTTAGCATCCGCCTCAAACCCTCCATTGGGTTATAAGATCTTTAGATTATTAATAACCTGTGATGAAATTTACATAATTAATCTGGATCAATCCTTGATGTCTGTCAATGCAACTGTAGTTCATAGATACTAACTTGATTATGAAATACTAATAATGGAGGTATAACTATGAAAAAATTTTTAATAGCGGCAGCAGCGGTGGGATTAGTATTGACAGGAGCTTCTGCAGAT contains:
- a CDS encoding NUDIX hydrolase, with the translated sequence MEIKTPYLAVDGIIQLFDKNNNFKGIVLIERKNPPLGLAIPGGFVDVGETVEQAVIREMKEETGLDVEIIRLLGVYSDPKRDPRFHTVSATYVCKAHGEPRARSDAKEVHIFKLEEIPFEKLVFDHGRILKDYLLR
- a CDS encoding Crp/Fnr family transcriptional regulator; the encoded protein is MLNKIFRSATSEQLKILEKISQIEERRKGDILFLEGDSPDFVYYLINGVVKVYKTTANNGKEVTLNYILPKAFIGEFAVFKRMVFPFSAEMETDGEIIKFRSDEFLNLIKKSSDLSFEIIQYMADKIKKNYEYCENLVEKNVRKKIAKFLKEHEDLFFKLNKNKIASILNVTPETFSRTLKELKKEGLIIERTVVKINKEKLQDILIE